In the genome of Impatiens glandulifera chromosome 6, dImpGla2.1, whole genome shotgun sequence, the window TTGAACTAAAAGTTAAATGCGTtcgaaatatattaatatttaccATGGACAGATATTTTTTGCACATATAAACGAATTTGAAACTATTGAAGAATTTAAGatttgatcatatatatttttagcacatttgaTTAGTTAAATATTGACTTTTTAATACTTGTTTGTTTTTTCCGATTTGAATATAAAGAAAACTAGACTTGGTATTGTTCCTCAGTTACTACAGGATGTTTGTTGGAAGACATTATTTGCCTCCCATTAATGAGCATCTATTGATACATTTATTCAATTAGAAAACTTTAATTTCAATAATATCATCTATTACTATTTGAAGTTGTTTTGTTGGTATCTTCAGACTTGATTTATCATTTGAGAAGATAGTCCACAAACATTGATGTATCTTCAGACTTGATTTATCATTTGAGAAGATAGTCCACAAACATTGATGTATGGGtcagatataaaaaaaaaatgacaaactGACCATATATAGATACCACATCTACTTTGTCATGTATTGAACAGGGTATAGGGTTTTGATAAGTAAACAATGATCTATTAAGGCCAAATGATATTTAACCAAAATTTTGAAGCAACCTGATCTGCGATCACCTTAATTTGATGTGATTTATCTGTGaagtattttcatttataaaccATGACACACAATTTGATCTGAGAATCTAAAATCAAACAACCACACACCACAACAAACAAGCATTTCACTATAAGCTTTTGAATTTTATCGTGAAACTAATCAACATATTAACTAACAAAAAGCCTTCACATAATGACATGTGTCAATATATTAACTAACAAAAAGCCTTCACATAATGACATGTGTATTTAAGCTAAAGATAATGGAAGGCTTACAAAGTTGAGAGGAAAATggttatatataaagtattagCAAGTCTATCAGCGAATTCTGATTGTGTGGCAAAAAGCCACATCTCAATAAAACATTTAGTCTAAAGCGCcaggtataataaaaaatgtaaaagcaATTGAATGTTGGTCATGATACTGAAGAGAACATTAGATAGACAATTGAAAGTTCGAAGGGATGGAATATGAGATACTTGAGGATTTAACAGCTCTTTTCTATTGCGATTCGCCTAAAATTGTAACCTTATGAATGCAAAAGAATGATGTCTGAAAACCCGAGGTCTCACGAGTTGTTATTATTGATAATGTGGCTACTCATAGAGTATTTTGCTAAAGAGGTGATTTCactttcaataaaaaaaaaaaaagctaattactgttcttatttgaaaataacaaagTTTGGAAACGTTCTAAAGGGAGGTTGAGAAGGGAAATGATATTCAGGATTTACAGATTAAAGAAGGTAATACCAAGTATGAGAGGAAAATGCAAAGTTTGAGTATTGATAGAAATTGACATAAGGGTTTGCCCTAAATCAGTCTATATGGTGGTTTATAAAGTTGATACCAATTCAAATTAAGAACAGTAAATCCAACGTTCGTGATGAATTCAAGTAAGAGTAGCTGATGTTGTATGcgaatttaaactaaataagcaCATAAGACCAGAAGACAGTACCGTAAGAACAGCAGATTATCTCTGTTTGCTTTGTTTTCGTTTTCAGATTCGATCTGACCTATAGTGGCAACTTCAGCCTTGCAGTTGATGAATCATGATCTGTTGTCTTTGTTTACGTTTGCAGATGAGGTTGCGGAGATTGTGTTATTGGTTGTTTCGGATCGGAATTTTTTCAATGTCGGAGGTTAGACTCAGCGGTTATGGCTTCTCTCTGAAATTGCGAAGATTGAGAATAGGGTTGTGGTATGGATATAGGGACTCTGGCTATTGGACGGATACAGCTCCATTGTAGGAGGAGATGTGGCTCGTTGATCTAACAAGTAATCGGAGAAGGAGGAATCGACATCGATCAACACAAGAATGTTGGACaaagataatctaattaatgaCCTTGAAGTTTGaccttttattaaaattaaggaCAATActtaataattgaatattacAGGTTTATTTTTTACTCATAAGTACATAATAGTACATTAGACCATTTCCCATCCACGAATCCATttttaaacccaaaatgcagtaatTGTCACTTCAAACATAATTCATCTTCaacctaaaaaattattttcaaactcaaaagaatattttaaaatattcttttcttacactaatttttttaaccttaataatattatctatatatttatcaattttacatatttaatcttaattttttttatttttaataaaattaagataaaattaattatatatcaataattcatacctaacataaataaatatattatactaaaatttaagttataaaatataatataaaataaaaaataaattaaataaaatttaagtataataaaatttaatatttaattatagagtaaatgaaatgtttcaaataatttatataaacaagtttaatatttaaatttaagagtGTATATATTTGAAgggcttatttgaaaatttataaaaaaatttgggaAATGAATCGTGAGAACGCATATATGCGTTTTTTTAGAGAGAGTAAATTCTCATTTGGTGGCCGGTTAGAGAAAAATGGTAATGCGTTTGCGTTTGTTGTCTTTTTGTAGATGACCTTAGGCttaatagaaagaaaaatcCGAACTGATGGtacaaacatttaaataaaataaaaaaaattgacttgaaattattttaatgataattaaacTGATGTTTCATCCTACAATTTTTTCTTTACTTGGTTGTGTGTTACAATGAGAAAGAGTTTTGATTATACATGAAAAAGAGTTATTGCGTATGTCTCACTTTAGTGTTTATCATATTAAAgtttctattttaatttctattttaaattttatttttttaaaaatattattattttataccttatttatttatttattcaataaacatatatctaaaaaaacatGTGTCTAATTTTGTATCAttcttttcttaaataattCGTTTATGTCATTAGtcttaaatctaaaaaaaatgttaaccCTTGAAAACGAATagtgaaaatttaaaaaaaaaatatacctatgaaagagaatgaaaaaagttaagttaaaaaaaagtaaaattcataaaataattattttactatttttgttatatatatatatatatatataaattgggTAGTTCGAGTGGAGAATACATCATTTCTATTAGAGCGGTCAGACGGGCCAACTCATGACGGAGCGGGCCTATTCATCAAACCCCATTGTTTGACGGGTCGACGGCGAGTCAGCCTACCATCCCGGCAGACTGAAAATTCTCAAATCAAGGTGGGTTGCGGGTTAGACGGGTCAGCCCGCAGGTTATttcattacaaataaaaataaataaaaatcattaataattctAGAAAACAagagtttaaaaatatgatcaaatagtcataatacacACCAAATAAGAATCTTGTCTATCGTTACACATTAATTGACCAAATAATTCAACAaagtaactaaaatttgaaaaattcataaaatataaatttcagtAAAGTCAATACTCTTTAAATATCATTCTTCAAAAAATTTAAGGCTATGCGGCATATGCCTATAAAGACTATAAATCAGATTAGATATTTTTTTGCCAGCCCGCGGGCCAATCCAAGCCCGACCCGCCTAGACCCGCGACCCGAGTGGGCTGACCCGTGTAGACCCACTTCCAAATGGGTTTCTAATATTTcaaccaaatctgtctaaatTGTTTGGCGGGGCAGGACAACCCAACGGGCCTAACCTAAATTGACGGCTCTAATCTCTGTCCCATTTTTATTTTGGgcttttttttactattatctCCGCCCCATTCGGTTTTGGAAAATCACCACGGGACACCGTTTATACTATATTctcaaaaatacataatttttttatataataaaattatataaatatattttttaatataatataatattaaaaaaatatattattttgaaaaataaattcaaaactcttataaaatataatacataaaaaaaatatattagtgattttatatatttaattatgtttttagtaTTCGGGGCATAATCAGGGTGAAATCGAGGCGGTTTGGAGTggagacacaaataccatcttCGCTCCATTTCCAATCAGCTATCAGTTAAACCAGCAAAAAACCGTTCCAAATGAGACAATTCGATTCAATTACCACGGGGCGGttttaaattgtcatccttacttAGAAACAATAATCTCGTGACCCAAGTATTATgcagtttaatatatatatatatatatatatatatatatatatatatatatattattttagggTTCAActttataactatatatatatatatatataataataataataataataataataataataatacttaattttcaaagtgtccggattgtcgggtcgagaaccgtagttttggatatatatttgaaagtaaatggatatttgggtcggattattatcatatttttccgtaatattttttttcacgattttttttatcattactcGTACAAATCCATGGGCTACATGTTAATGAcctttaatttcattatatattaacagAGTCAATACACAACTCTGAATACTCACTCATTTTAAGTGTAAAAACACTACATTTTCTCATCCACTTGTAGACAAAGGTAATACTACACCAACTTTTATATTGCTTATATTGCATCGGTAAATATTAAATCTAGAAATGTGCGTCTAACAAAGaagcaaaatatttttatgaaattactATAGTATTTTTCAAGTAAATCCTTCActtaatatgattttaaaaatcattattgTTAGATCTAACTAATTGAAGTGGAAAGACCCTTGATATATCTTCTATAAATCAATAATTCATAGAATATTCATAATACAGGTCCCTATCATTCtctattgattaaaaaaaaattattatcaaagaAGTTAATATTATGGAATGACCAACCCGGGAACGGACCGGAGGGAACCTCAGCATGGGGAATGTCCGCGTCTCGTCGCAAGGCTCATTGTTAGTTGTGGGTCATAGGGCGGGCTTCGAGCGGGCAGCTTTATCTGAGAAAAGGCCGGGGCACAAAGGGTCCTGGTACTATCCAGGTGCGAAGGACCCCAGAGGTGACTGCAATGAGCAGAAATTTGACTCACCGGCCTAAACGACGAGTCAGGTTCGAATTCACTTCTAAGCGGACGAAGGGTCCAAAGGACACGTAGCCTACGCGCGCCGGATTtagaatagaataaaaaaaagtgaaagaaaGAATAAGCCAACAAACAATTTGGAGCACTCCTGCACTATACGGCTTTTTGGCATCGCCCTATCTTGCTTCAggcatatttttaaaataaagcaGTGGATTACTCGGATTGGTTCTCGCGTCCTTGTGCCCAAAAGTAAGGGCGAGTTCAATTCAAGTCTTCATCGATCAGGTCTATCTATATGCTCCAGTGAGACGAGGTGTAGCGCAGTCTGGTCAGCGCATCTGTTTTGGGTACAGAGGGCCATACcttcatctttttcattttattgtaaacatgaaattattgattttattccaTCCAACATAGACACATATCTAGTGAGAAATTTGGGgtttactaataatattttgataaatatatgtcTCAATTCAATAAGTATAATTTATGTGCAAATTGTCTAACACGACAAAATAACTCTACAAAACAAATGACAACATACGACAAAAAAATGGAAAGGAATTAGAATATATTgttgaagtaaaaaaaaatatttttaccatgcATTAAGCTCATTGTTCTCTTCAAAATGTCATTAAATGAATTTCTtgtcattaaatatttttgttttgtttagtaaagtttttggttgcttaaaatatttttccataaaTTTTATTGAAGGATCTCTTTTAACTTAATGTTGAAAGCCTATTTCAAACCTTGAATAACTTGACATTGTTACATGTAAAGTATTCTATTATAATTGAAGGCacctaacatatataatttatattctatttGTTCGAGAATGATTTGTGAGGCGAGAGTGAACTTAGCTTAAGGATTACGGTTGAGTTTCAAAAACTCTTTTCACTAAAGAATATATCATGGGACAAATCTGAAAGatgaaattaaacaaaataaaagaaaaacaaattaagactATTGTAATTGGTTAAGCTCATTTCAAGCATAAGGAAGAGTCTAAACAAGAGCACGAGTTCTATTTGTAGTTTGGCCTTCAAGATAAATCATTATGGATCTCTTCAACCAAGTGTAGTACCTTGTTGATACTTCAGGCTCCGAAAATCTTGATGGAACATAAATCACATCATCTAAAAACGGCCTCAAATAATTGTTCCCACCAATCAGAGAAGTTTCAACTCTACTAGCAACGGGGATGTCTTGATCAAGCCCAAACTGCATCGCCACTCGTTGAGGCATATATTGCTCAATGCAACCATCTTCTAACCCAACAAGTTCAGATGTCCTTATACATCGGACATAGTTTTGGAGAGCTTCTGTTAGGTAATAAACAGCTATCTTCCTCACTTGTTTCGACTTGTATAGTTCTGACATGAACCCTTGATAATAATCACAACCAGTGAACGGCCTCCACTTAAAGGTCTTCCCGCTTCTATCATAAACTCGAGCGAGATTTTCAATCTTAGGGCCCTCTGTCTTCGCTTTGTGCCATTTAGTTATTATTGGTACCGTGGTTAGAGTTGTCCTAACGCCTAGTGGCCTCAAGGACTCAAACCTCTCCCATATCCAAACCTGGACCAGCTGAAATGGAGCCCACATTGTGATTTTGTCGGGCAATGTCAACCTGGATCTAGATGGCTTACGAACAGAGATTTGCTCGCGTCTTTTGAGCAAACCAAGATCCCTGTAAAGGCTGGCGAGGACAGCCGGGGCCAAAGCGATTCTAGCTCCCCTAGCGAGATGAATTGCAACTGGAAACACAACCTTTCGAATAGTGTCAATGGCAGGTCCAGGAAAAACAAACCTAGAGAGCCAATGTGATAGAAAGGCTTCATGTTCTATCTCACTCCCACTGCCCATGAATCTGTCCATCCAAAGCTTTTGGCAAGCTCTAGATGCTTTTGTACGTCCGATGACCAGCCTTTCCTCTTTAAGCTGGTTCTCGATGTCTTTCAAAGCAGGGGATTCCAGCGGCTGGAGAACACAATGGCCTCCAAGACTGTAGCCTCCTATAACGGCTACATCTTCGAGTGTAATTGTAGCTTCTCCCCATGGAAAAATGAAGGATTTGGTCTCCGAACACCATCTTTCAGAGAGTTCTAGGACAACGTCCTTGTGTTGAATGATGGTGGAGATGGAGCTATTGATGGCGTCCGAAATTCCTGCACCCTCCCACAGAGACTGATAGCGTGGGCGCATTTGGGAGACCCATTGTTCCCAACGGTCGGTAGGCTTTCTCCAGCCATCGAAGGAGACCTTGAGAGGGAGCTGGGTGCTGGAAATTGATGAGCCAGAGCTCTCATTCATGGAGTTCGGGAACAGCCCCATCGATGATGATGCATCATCCTCTGCAGTGAGTGCCGGAAGGAGGAAATGGGCTTTCCTTGATATGGGTTTTCCACCCCTAGGCGGCATCACCCACTCCTCTCTTTCTACCATTACAGTTACAATTGACTGTCTAGCCATTGATGCAAATCTTTAGAACAGATAACAGAGAGGACGTGATAGCTagacgaagaagatgaaattagaatatatatgtA includes:
- the LOC124943644 gene encoding protein MAIN-LIKE 2-like; protein product: MARQSIVTVMVEREEWVMPPRGGKPISRKAHFLLPALTAEDDASSSMGLFPNSMNESSGSSISSTQLPLKVSFDGWRKPTDRWEQWVSQMRPRYQSLWEGAGISDAINSSISTIIQHKDVVLELSERWCSETKSFIFPWGEATITLEDVAVIGGYSLGGHCVLQPLESPALKDIENQLKEERLVIGRTKASRACQKLWMDRFMGSGSEIEHEAFLSHWLSRFVFPGPAIDTIRKVVFPVAIHLARGARIALAPAVLASLYRDLGLLKRREQISVRKPSRSRLTLPDKITMWAPFQLVQVWIWERFESLRPLGVRTTLTTVPIITKWHKAKTEGPKIENLARVYDRSGKTFKWRPFTGCDYYQGFMSELYKSKQVRKIAVYYLTEALQNYVRCIRTSELVGLEDGCIEQYMPQRVAMQFGLDQDIPVASRVETSLIGGNNYLRPFLDDVIYVPSRFSEPEVSTRYYTWLKRSIMIYLEGQTTNRTRALV